One region of Primulina tabacum isolate GXHZ01 chromosome 1, ASM2559414v2, whole genome shotgun sequence genomic DNA includes:
- the LOC142550533 gene encoding serine/threonine-protein kinase MHK-like, producing MERYKILEELGDGTCGSVYKAISIERYEIVAVKKMKRKFYYWDECVNLREVKSLRKLNHPNIIKLLEIVHENNELFFIFEYMEHNLYQIMKERQTSFSEEDIRDLMSQVLQGLAHVHKHDFFHRDLKPENLLVTNNTIKIADFGLARELSSTPPFTDYVSTRWYRAPEVLLQSSSYTPAIDMWAVGAILAELFSLCPIFPGESEIDQLYKICCVLGAPDWNTFPEATNILRLVDITFSDIMPVDLSDVIPNASFEAIDLIKQLCSWDPLKRPTADQCLQHPFFHVAKRIPRLPGDALQLSLGSEPNLELNLWNFGPASDDCFLGLTLALNPTAPNLEKVHKSQGTKEDVKICTGFHEHSQQPDFWSLFPSDPSGITTSVESSLSLSFSSVPHPSIGAPQSAGFSMGSFQSNILDRPLMAASSPFQHVHHL from the exons ATGGAAAG GTATAAAATTTTGGAGGAGCTTGGAGATGGAACTTGCGGAAGTGTATATAAAGCCATTAGCATTGAAAGATATGAGATT GTTGcagtaaaaaaaatgaagagaaagTTCTATTACTGGGATGAATGTGTAAACCTACGTGAAGTTAAG TCTCTCCGTAAGTTGAATCATCCTAACATCATCAAGTTGTTGGAGATTGTCCATGAAAATAATGAGCTTTTCTTCATATTTGAGTATATG GAACATAATCTATACCAAATAATGAAAGAGCGGCAAACATCATTTTCAGAAGAAGATATCCGAGACTTAATGTCTCAGGTGCTTCAAGGGCTTGCTCACGTacataaacatgatttttttcaTCGGGATTTAAAACCTG AAAATTTGCTGGTGACAAACAATACAATAAAGATTGCTGACTTTGGGCTGGCTAGAGAACTCTCATCGACACCCCCTTTTACTGATTATGTTTCCACTCGTTG GTATCGAGCTCCGGAAGTGTTGTTGCAATCTTCGTCCTATACCCCTGCCATTG ATATGTGGGCAGTTGGTGCTATACTGGCTGAGCTTTTCAGTTTGTGCCCAATTTTTCCTGGGGAAAG TGAAATTGATCAATTATACAAGATCTGCTGTGTACTTGGAGCACCCGATTGGAATACATTTCCTGAGGCTACTAACATTTTGCGATTGGTTGATATCACGTTTTCAGAC ATTATGCCGGTTGATCTTTCGGATGTTATTCCAAATGCAAGTTTTGAAGCAATTGACTTAATCAAG CAACTATGTTCTTGGGATCCATTAAAGAGGCCAACCGCTGATCAATGTTTGCAGCATCCTTTCTTTCAT GTTGCCAAGCGAATTCCTCGTCTACCTGGAGATGCACTGCAGCTTAGTCTAG GATCTGAGCCAAATCTTGAACTGAACCTATGGAACTTTGGGCCAGCATCAGATGATTGTTTTCTTGGCTTGACACTCGCATTGAACCCTACAGCCCCGAACTTGG AGAAGGTCCACAAAAGCCAAGGCACCAAAGAg GATGTAAAGATCTGCACTGGTTTTCATGAACATTCTCAACAACCAG ATTTCTGGTCATTATTTCCTTCTGATCCCAGTGGAATTACTACATCTGTGGAGTCTTCCCTATCCCTATCTTTCAG TTCAGTTCCACATCCATCAATTGGAGCTCCACAATCCGCAGGATTTTCCATGGGTTCCTTTCAATCCAACATCCTGGACCGCCCCTTAATGGCAGCATCCTCCCCGTTCCAGCATGTTCATCACCTTTGA
- the LOC142550541 gene encoding GTP cyclohydrolase 1-like isoform X3, whose protein sequence is MFPGYKQKVKDIIDGSLFPEAGVESKIGHGGGAGGLVIVRDLDLFSYCESCLLPFQIKCHIGYVASGQRVLGLSKLSRVAEVFAKRLQDPQRLASDICGALQHGIQPTGVAVVLQCSHIHFPNFESALSDPNHQGWEKISVKSGSGVFDCEKAGIWTDFIGLLRFRGINDDDTRTASSNDKYWCPYQTFSKKLGSDSTMLDAAASILCSLGENPLREELIKTPSCYLKWLMNFKNSDLDLKLNGFVQSKRDTLTSDVDLSCNEKQSLCSELNLSLWSLCEHHLLPFHGMVHIGYYGSNGAKPIGKSILQSIVHFYGFKLQVQERLTRQIAEMVSSFLSEDVMVVVEASHTCMISRGIEKFGSNTVTIAVLGRFSTDPTARENFLQIIPNFTSC, encoded by the coding sequence ATGTTTCCAGGTTATAAGCAGAAGGTGAAAGATATTATTGATGGCAGTTTATTCCCGGAAGCTGGGGTAGAAAGCAAAATTGGTCATGGTGGTGGAGCAGGTGGACTAGTAATTGTTCGGGATCTTGATCTATTCTCATATTGCGAGTCTTGCTTGCTTCCTTTCCAGATTAAGTGTCATATCGGCTATGTCGCATCTGGTCAGCGAGTTTTAGGCCTAAGCAAGCTCTCTCGAGTTGCTGAAGTTTTTGCTAAGCGGCTTCAAGACCCTCAACGACTGGCCAGTGACATTTGCGGAGCTTTGCAGCATGGTATCCAACCCACTGGAGTTGCTGTTGTCCTTCAGTGTTCCCACATTCATTTCCCAAATTTTGAGTCTGCACTCTCCGATCCAAATCATCAGGGTTGGGAAAAGATATCAGTAAAGTCAGGATCAGGAGTTTTTGACTGTGAGAAGGCAGGTATCTGGACCGATTTTATTGGTCTTTTGAGATTCCGGGGCATTAATGATGATGACACCCGAACTGCATCCTCGAATGACAAATATTGGTGTCCATATCAGACTTTTTCCAAGAAGCTTGGATCAGATTCGACAATGCTTGATGCTGCAGCTTCAATTCTTTGTTCCTTGGGCGAGAATCCATTGAGGGAAGAGCTTATAAAAACTCCATCCTGCTATTTAAAGTGGTTGATGAACTTTAAAAACTCAGATTTGGACCTGAAGCTTAATGGATTTGTTCAAAGTAAGAGAGATACTTTAACTTCTGATGTGGATCTAAGTTGTAACGAAAAACAAAGTCTCTGTTCTGAGCTGAACCTGTCATTGTGGTCATTATGTGAGCACCACTTACTTCCCTTTCATGGTATGGTGCACATAGGCTATTATGGTTCCAACGGAGCCAAGCCTATTGGAAAATCCATTCTACAATCAATAGTACATTTTTATGGTTTCAAGCTCCAAGTTCAAGAAAGGCTGACCAGGCAGATAGCTGAGATGGTTTCCTCGTTTCTAAGTGAAGATGTAATGGTGGTGGTTGAAGCTAGTCACACTTGTATGATTTCTCGAGGGATCGAGAAGTTTGGAAGCAATACAGTTACAATCGCTGTCTTGGGTCGATTTTCCACTGATCCCACAGCAAGGGAAAACTTTTTGCAGATTATTCCCAACTTCACTTCGTGTTGA
- the LOC142550541 gene encoding GTP cyclohydrolase 1-like isoform X1: MSEAFDEDHYNVKLENGVNLGGCVELDFVEEIETVATEDAVKVLLQGLGEDINREGLLKTPIRVAKAFREGTKGYKQKVKDIIDGSLFPEAGVESKIGHGGGAGGLVIVRDLDLFSYCESCLLPFQIKCHIGYVASGQRVLGLSKLSRVAEVFAKRLQDPQRLASDICGALQHGIQPTGVAVVLQCSHIHFPNFESALSDPNHQGWEKISVKSGSGVFDCEKAGIWTDFIGLLRFRGINDDDTRTASSNDKYWCPYQTFSKKLGSDSTMLDAAASILCSLGENPLREELIKTPSCYLKWLMNFKNSDLDLKLNGFVQSKRDTLTSDVDLSCNEKQSLCSELNLSLWSLCEHHLLPFHGMVHIGYYGSNGAKPIGKSILQSIVHFYGFKLQVQERLTRQIAEMVSSFLSEDVMVVVEASHTCMISRGIEKFGSNTVTIAVLGRFSTDPTARENFLQIIPNFTSC, translated from the exons ATGTCTGAAGCGTTTG ATGAGGATCATTATAATGTGAAACTGGAGAATGGAGTGAATCTTGGAGGCTGTGTTGAGCTGGATTTTGTGGAGGAGATTGAAACTGTGGCCACTGAAGATGCTGTAAAGGTCCTGTTGCAGGGATTGGGTGAAGATATCAACCGTGAAGGTCTTTTAAAAACTCCTATTAGAGTGGCGAAGGCCTTTAGAGAAGGGACCAAAG GTTATAAGCAGAAGGTGAAAGATATTATTGATGGCAGTTTATTCCCGGAAGCTGGGGTAGAAAGCAAAATTGGTCATGGTGGTGGAGCAGGTGGACTAGTAATTGTTCGGGATCTTGATCTATTCTCATATTGCGAGTCTTGCTTGCTTCCTTTCCAGATTAAGTGTCATATCGGCTATGTCGCATCTGGTCAGCGAGTTTTAGGCCTAAGCAAGCTCTCTCGAGTTGCTGAAGTTTTTGCTAAGCGGCTTCAAGACCCTCAACGACTGGCCAGTGACATTTGCGGAGCTTTGCAGCATGGTATCCAACCCACTGGAGTTGCTGTTGTCCTTCAGTGTTCCCACATTCATTTCCCAAATTTTGAGTCTGCACTCTCCGATCCAAATCATCAGGGTTGGGAAAAGATATCAGTAAAGTCAGGATCAGGAGTTTTTGACTGTGAGAAGGCAGGTATCTGGACCGATTTTATTGGTCTTTTGAGATTCCGGGGCATTAATGATGATGACACCCGAACTGCATCCTCGAATGACAAATATTGGTGTCCATATCAGACTTTTTCCAAGAAGCTTGGATCAGATTCGACAATGCTTGATGCTGCAGCTTCAATTCTTTGTTCCTTGGGCGAGAATCCATTGAGGGAAGAGCTTATAAAAACTCCATCCTGCTATTTAAAGTGGTTGATGAACTTTAAAAACTCAGATTTGGACCTGAAGCTTAATGGATTTGTTCAAAGTAAGAGAGATACTTTAACTTCTGATGTGGATCTAAGTTGTAACGAAAAACAAAGTCTCTGTTCTGAGCTGAACCTGTCATTGTGGTCATTATGTGAGCACCACTTACTTCCCTTTCATGGTATGGTGCACATAGGCTATTATGGTTCCAACGGAGCCAAGCCTATTGGAAAATCCATTCTACAATCAATAGTACATTTTTATGGTTTCAAGCTCCAAGTTCAAGAAAGGCTGACCAGGCAGATAGCTGAGATGGTTTCCTCGTTTCTAAGTGAAGATGTAATGGTGGTGGTTGAAGCTAGTCACACTTGTATGATTTCTCGAGGGATCGAGAAGTTTGGAAGCAATACAGTTACAATCGCTGTCTTGGGTCGATTTTCCACTGATCCCACAGCAAGGGAAAACTTTTTGCAGATTATTCCCAACTTCACTTCGTGTTGA
- the LOC142550541 gene encoding GTP cyclohydrolase 1-like isoform X2 → MGALDEDHYNVKLENGVNLGGCVELDFVEEIETVATEDAVKVLLQGLGEDINREGLLKTPIRVAKAFREGTKGYKQKVKDIIDGSLFPEAGVESKIGHGGGAGGLVIVRDLDLFSYCESCLLPFQIKCHIGYVASGQRVLGLSKLSRVAEVFAKRLQDPQRLASDICGALQHGIQPTGVAVVLQCSHIHFPNFESALSDPNHQGWEKISVKSGSGVFDCEKAGIWTDFIGLLRFRGINDDDTRTASSNDKYWCPYQTFSKKLGSDSTMLDAAASILCSLGENPLREELIKTPSCYLKWLMNFKNSDLDLKLNGFVQSKRDTLTSDVDLSCNEKQSLCSELNLSLWSLCEHHLLPFHGMVHIGYYGSNGAKPIGKSILQSIVHFYGFKLQVQERLTRQIAEMVSSFLSEDVMVVVEASHTCMISRGIEKFGSNTVTIAVLGRFSTDPTARENFLQIIPNFTSC, encoded by the exons ATGGGCGCTTTAGATGAGGATCATTATAATGTGAAACTGGAGAATGGAGTGAATCTTGGAGGCTGTGTTGAGCTGGATTTTGTGGAGGAGATTGAAACTGTGGCCACTGAAGATGCTGTAAAGGTCCTGTTGCAGGGATTGGGTGAAGATATCAACCGTGAAGGTCTTTTAAAAACTCCTATTAGAGTGGCGAAGGCCTTTAGAGAAGGGACCAAAG GTTATAAGCAGAAGGTGAAAGATATTATTGATGGCAGTTTATTCCCGGAAGCTGGGGTAGAAAGCAAAATTGGTCATGGTGGTGGAGCAGGTGGACTAGTAATTGTTCGGGATCTTGATCTATTCTCATATTGCGAGTCTTGCTTGCTTCCTTTCCAGATTAAGTGTCATATCGGCTATGTCGCATCTGGTCAGCGAGTTTTAGGCCTAAGCAAGCTCTCTCGAGTTGCTGAAGTTTTTGCTAAGCGGCTTCAAGACCCTCAACGACTGGCCAGTGACATTTGCGGAGCTTTGCAGCATGGTATCCAACCCACTGGAGTTGCTGTTGTCCTTCAGTGTTCCCACATTCATTTCCCAAATTTTGAGTCTGCACTCTCCGATCCAAATCATCAGGGTTGGGAAAAGATATCAGTAAAGTCAGGATCAGGAGTTTTTGACTGTGAGAAGGCAGGTATCTGGACCGATTTTATTGGTCTTTTGAGATTCCGGGGCATTAATGATGATGACACCCGAACTGCATCCTCGAATGACAAATATTGGTGTCCATATCAGACTTTTTCCAAGAAGCTTGGATCAGATTCGACAATGCTTGATGCTGCAGCTTCAATTCTTTGTTCCTTGGGCGAGAATCCATTGAGGGAAGAGCTTATAAAAACTCCATCCTGCTATTTAAAGTGGTTGATGAACTTTAAAAACTCAGATTTGGACCTGAAGCTTAATGGATTTGTTCAAAGTAAGAGAGATACTTTAACTTCTGATGTGGATCTAAGTTGTAACGAAAAACAAAGTCTCTGTTCTGAGCTGAACCTGTCATTGTGGTCATTATGTGAGCACCACTTACTTCCCTTTCATGGTATGGTGCACATAGGCTATTATGGTTCCAACGGAGCCAAGCCTATTGGAAAATCCATTCTACAATCAATAGTACATTTTTATGGTTTCAAGCTCCAAGTTCAAGAAAGGCTGACCAGGCAGATAGCTGAGATGGTTTCCTCGTTTCTAAGTGAAGATGTAATGGTGGTGGTTGAAGCTAGTCACACTTGTATGATTTCTCGAGGGATCGAGAAGTTTGGAAGCAATACAGTTACAATCGCTGTCTTGGGTCGATTTTCCACTGATCCCACAGCAAGGGAAAACTTTTTGCAGATTATTCCCAACTTCACTTCGTGTTGA